The sequence CCGCCACTTCACGAACCGAGAGCAGCTACACGCCGCGTTGCACGAGGCGGTGCTTGCCGATACGGCGGCGTTGTCGGCGCAGTTGCCGACCGAGGGGCCGGTCGTTCCCGCCCTGCGCGCCTACCTCGACGAGGCCGTCACCATCGGTGAGCGCTACCGATTCATCCTGATGTACCGCCGTACCGATCCGGGGCTCTTCGACGCGGAGGCGAAGGCGACCGCGCCGGTGGTCCGGGCGATCCGGCGCGCACAGCAGCAGGGGGAGATCGACCGGCGGCTCGACCCGGTGTTCGCCGCCGGACAGCTCGCGATGCTGGTGATCGGTGCGATCGGGCTGGTGCAACGCGGCGCGATGACGCTCGATGACGCACGCGCGCAGGCGCAGGTCACCTTCGGCAACGCCATCGTGCCGCGTCAGGCCGCCGGCTAGGAGAACTCAGGACCGGTGTAGATGGCGGCCATCGTCGTCTGACCGTCGAGGGCCTCGCGGATGATGTCGGCGTGGCCGGAGTGGTGGGCGGTCTCACGGAGCTTGTGCAGCATCATCTTCCGGATCGTCCACCATTCACGCTCCGGCTGCCACGGGGCGGTCATCTGGGGGATCAGTTCGTCGAGGCTGCCGACCTCCGCGACATACTCGTCGAGTTCGGCGGCCGCGCGATCGTACTCGTCGAGCCAGCCCGCGAGCGTCTCGTCGTCGGTGAGATCGTAGGCGTCGCCGGCCTTCGTCATGTCGAATTCGGCGGTCTCATCGCGCTCCCGCAACTCCTCGAGCGTGCTCTGCTCGCCCATCGCCAGGTGTTTGACGAGCCCGCCCAGGGTCAGCTCGCTCACGGTGGTCCGCTTGCGTGCCTGCTCCTCGGTGATGCCCCGCACGGTCACCTTGAACAGGGCCCGCTGATCGGCGAGCAGGGTCAGCAGATCCTCTTTCTCACCGGTGACGGTGAACGGCAATGCGACGGGGGTGTAGGTGCCGGCCATGATGTTGCCTCTCGGTAGCGGTTGCGTTCTGTGGTGCTGAGGGCAACATTATGGGGGATTGCGGACAGGTTCGGTCCTCGTTGACCGAACGGGGCGATGATCTCGTTACGCACCCTTCGCTGCGCTCGGGAGCTACCCGATCGGCGAGTTGGGGTCGCGAAAAGGGTGGCGCGATTCGCCGGTCGACGTATCGAGACCTCGCTCAGTCCTGCTTGCGGAGGATGAACCGCTGGATCTTGCCGCTCGGGGTCTTGGGCAGCGCATCGACGAAGTGCACGGTGCGCGGGTAGGCGTGCGCCGCGAATCCGGTCTTCACCAGCTGTTGCAGATCCTTCTCCAGGTCATCGGACCCGGCGA is a genomic window of Gordonia sp. SID5947 containing:
- a CDS encoding TetR/AcrR family transcriptional regulator, coding for MTVAAQVRADVERNRSAIVAAAIALLGQSPNASMQQIAETAGVNRATLYRHFTNREQLHAALHEAVLADTAALSAQLPTEGPVVPALRAYLDEAVTIGERYRFILMYRRTDPGLFDAEAKATAPVVRAIRRAQQQGEIDRRLDPVFAAGQLAMLVIGAIGLVQRGAMTLDDARAQAQVTFGNAIVPRQAAG
- a CDS encoding DinB family protein, translating into MAGTYTPVALPFTVTGEKEDLLTLLADQRALFKVTVRGITEEQARKRTTVSELTLGGLVKHLAMGEQSTLEELRERDETAEFDMTKAGDAYDLTDDETLAGWLDEYDRAAAELDEYVAEVGSLDELIPQMTAPWQPEREWWTIRKMMLHKLRETAHHSGHADIIREALDGQTTMAAIYTGPEFS